The Pseudomonas solani genome segment ACGAGCCGGAAGAAGAGAACCCGATGCTCGGCTTCCGTGGTGCCTCGCGCTACATCAGCGAATCCTTCCGTGACTGCTTCGAGCTGGAATGCCGTGCGCTGAAGAAAGTGCGCAACGACATGGGCCTGACCAACGTCGAGATCATGGTGCCCTTCGTCCGTACCCTGGGCGAAGCCAGCCAGGTGGTCGATCTGCTGGCCAGCAACGGCCTGAAGCGCGGCGAGAATGGCCTCAAGGTCATCATGATGTGCGAGCTGCCGTCCAACGCCCTGCTGGCCGACGAGTTCCTCGAATTCTTCGACGGCTTCTCCATCGGCTCCAACGACCTGACCCAGCTGACCCTGGGCCTGGACCGTGACTCCGGCATCGTCGCCCACCTGTTCGACGAGCGTAATCCGGCGGTCAAGAAGCTGCTGGCCAATGCCATTGCCGCGTGCAACAAGGCCGGCAAGTACATCGGCATCTGCGGCCAGGGCCCGTCCGACCACCCGGACCTGGCCAAGTGGCTCATGGAGCAGGGCATCGAGAGCGTGTCGCTGAACCCCGACTCGGTACTCGACACCTGGTTCTTCCTGGCCGAAGGCCAGGCATGACCCTTTAACCGCAACCAGAAGAAGGGCGGGCTGCAAACCCGCCCTTTTTCATGCAAGTAGCATTCATGCAAAGCAGCAGTGATCTATTCCCCGTCGCGCTGATCAGCGCGGAACTCCGTGGCGACATCACGGAGGACGTCTATCGCCTCAAGCCTGGCAACAGCCCCGACTCCAGCGTCGAACTGGTCCTCACCCGCCTGGGCCTGGTCGGCCATGAGGAGCAGCGCGGCGTGCCCGTGGTGCTCCTGCACGGCAGCTTCTCCAACCGTCGCTTCTGGTATTCGCCCAAGTGCCTGGGGCTCGGCCCGCACCTGGCCCGCGCCGGCTTCGATGTGTGGATCGCCGAGATGCGTGGCCACGGCCTGTCGCCGCGCAACCAGGATTATCGGCGAAACCGCGTCGCCGACTATGCCCGCTACGACCTGCCGGCCATCGCCGCCTTCGTCCGCGAACAGGCAGGCCAGGTGCCCCACTGGATCGGTCATTCGCTCGGTGGCATCACCCTCGCGGCCGCCCTGGGCGGGCATTACTTGGGCGAGGAAGAGGCCGCCTCCGTGGCGCTGTTCGGCAGCCAGATCAGCCGTGTCTACTGGCCGTTGAAAGTGCCGCCGGTGGAGTGGGGCGGGCGCTTCCTGCTCAAGCGCCTGGCGGTGCTTTCCGGCCCCGGCCTCAAGCGCGGGCCCGAGGACGAACCCATCGGCATCGGCCTGGAAAGCCTGCGCTGGCACGGCCTGTTCGGCCGTTTCGGCGATGCCGAGCGTGACTGGTGGAAAGGCCTTGCCGAAGTGCGCGTGCCGGTGCTGGCGGTGGGTGCCGCCGGTGACCTGCAGGACCCGGCCTGGGCCTGCCGCAAGCTGCTGGAACAGTTCGGCAGCGAGACGCGGCAGTTCCTCTGCCTGTCCCGCGAGAACGGCTTCGCCGATGACTACGGCCATATCGAGATGCTGGTCAGCAAGCACGCCCAGCAGGAAGTCTGGCCGCTGGTGGAGCACTGGCTCGACCGCCTGGAGATCCCCGGCTCGTTCGGCCAGGCGGTTCCCGCCGCCTGACCGCCGCGCCTTTTGCCGGAAGCCCCATTCCAGGGGCTCCGGTGCTGTGCTAAAGATGCAGGGCCGCATCGATTCCGGAGGGCGCATGTTCATTGCGCTGGAGCGTCTGATCAATCTGCAGGATGGCTATCGCGGAACCTTTCAGGTGCAGGGACGGCAACTGCTGCTGATCGTCGTTGATCAGCAGGCGATCCTCCTGGAAAACCGCTGCCCGCACCGTGGCGCGCCCTTGCACAACGGTACGCTCGAAGGTAGGGTGCTGCGCTGTTCCCGCCACGGGATCGCCTTCGATCTGGACAGTGGTCGCGCCCTCGATGCGGCCTGTTCGCC includes the following:
- a CDS encoding Rieske (2Fe-2S) protein, whose translation is MFIALERLINLQDGYRGTFQVQGRQLLLIVVDQQAILLENRCPHRGAPLHNGTLEGRVLRCSRHGIAFDLDSGRALDAACSPLLRLTLTYDGDRVGLDL
- a CDS encoding alpha/beta fold hydrolase, giving the protein MQSSSDLFPVALISAELRGDITEDVYRLKPGNSPDSSVELVLTRLGLVGHEEQRGVPVVLLHGSFSNRRFWYSPKCLGLGPHLARAGFDVWIAEMRGHGLSPRNQDYRRNRVADYARYDLPAIAAFVREQAGQVPHWIGHSLGGITLAAALGGHYLGEEEAASVALFGSQISRVYWPLKVPPVEWGGRFLLKRLAVLSGPGLKRGPEDEPIGIGLESLRWHGLFGRFGDAERDWWKGLAEVRVPVLAVGAAGDLQDPAWACRKLLEQFGSETRQFLCLSRENGFADDYGHIEMLVSKHAQQEVWPLVEHWLDRLEIPGSFGQAVPAA